The DNA window CCATCCCATGATTCGCGACCGGGTCATGGCGGAGGCCGAGACGCTCTATGCGGCGGCCTGAGTACCTGTACCTCCATGAGATGCGCGACGCCGTCGTGCGGATCATCGACATCGTCGGAACGTCGAGTCGCGCCGAGATCGAGCAGGATCACAACAGGGCCGACGCCCTCATGTGGAACTACACGGTTCTCGGCGAGGCCGCCGCCGGACTGCCTCAGGAGTTCCGGGATCGGCATGCCGACATCGCCTGGCGCCGTCCCATTGGTCTGCGTAACCGGATCGTTCACGGCTACTGGTCCGTTGACATGGAGATTCTGGTTGTGACCGCTGCGAACGACCTGCCCGATCTTCTGACGCGGTTGAACGGGATCATGTCGGCCCTGGACCCGGGGGGCCAGTGAGGCTCACCGGGAAGGTTATTCAGTGGGCTCATGGTGGCGCTCTCCTGTGCGGACCACTTGCGTTCCGCTGGACCACGGTGGTCCGACCGTCGTTCCCGGGGGCGGAGTGCGCGTCTCGGCGTCCGGGGCGCGTCACGACATGCGAGACGCCGTCCCGCCATGCGAGATGCGCTATCGGGGCGAAGCGGGGGCGGGGCGCCGGAACCGCCCCCGACGCCGCCCGGACCGCCCCCGACGACCGCACCGGCCGATCCCGCCGCGCCCGACCCCACCGACGCGCCCGGAGGTGACCCGAGCAGACCGCCACCACGATCTTCACGCCCCACGTCTTCAAAACCACCCCTGAATAACCTTCCGGGTTCCGGGGCGGCACAGCCCCTTCCCTTCTCGGGCCGCTTGCGGGAGTGTTGCACATTGGAGAGCGGCGCTCCCGTGGGCCCGCCCGGCCGATCGGGGCGCCCGCCGCGGCCGCCGCCCGGCCCGTGGGCCCCTCTCGGGGCCCGCGGTGACGTTTGTCCAAATCTGCCACAAAGGCCCCGATCGACCCGGAGCGCCGGAAGAGAATCGTTGATATTCCGCGCTTCTTCTCGCCGTCGATTCCGCCGCGGGGCGCCTTTGTGGCAGATTTGGACACGTCCCCGCTCCGGGCCGTCCCAGGAGCCCCACGCGCACCACTCCGCGTCCATTCCTCCCACGCCGCCGCGCC is part of the Actinomyces sp. oral taxon 414 genome and encodes:
- a CDS encoding HepT-like ribonuclease domain-containing protein, whose amino-acid sequence is MRDAVVRIIDIVGTSSRAEIEQDHNRADALMWNYTVLGEAAAGLPQEFRDRHADIAWRRPIGLRNRIVHGYWSVDMEILVVTAANDLPDLLTRLNGIMSALDPGGQ